From Miscanthus floridulus cultivar M001 chromosome 15, ASM1932011v1, whole genome shotgun sequence, the proteins below share one genomic window:
- the LOC136506444 gene encoding B3 domain-containing protein Os03g0212300-like produces MASNGVGGGGGPHKFFKVLLPGSFEISLSLPPKFAASLGVSCPWRTASKLRDRTGRSWDVDLQRDAAHRVSFTGGGWRGFVSANAVSAGQLLVFEHRGVFDFTVDRFDASGCCCDDNGGHEDGGGRGPNKVVDQHMTTTGTEAAADKESGNSRRRPEAAPCTGGVKRRRRLPSTATTVVSGGDDNETLCHRIERPYQLRLLDLSKSFCDRVGWTSSCDVVLCAAGDGDGGSKEEEKRWQVSVKVSAKNAMMCGGWAEFAKDNGLAVSDACIFVPLPASPDSGSDVLQVHLLRGTSV; encoded by the exons ATGGCGTCGAATGgagtaggcggcggcggcggccctcaCAAGTTCTTCAAGGTCCTGCTTCCCGGCTCCTTCGAGATCAGCCTG TCCCTGCCGCCCAAGTTCGCGGCGAGCCTCGGCGTGTCGTGTCCATGGCGCACCGCCTCCAAGCTGCGGGATCGCACGGGGAGGTCGTGGGACGTGGACCTCCAGCGAGACGCCGCCCACCGGGTGTCCTTCACGGGCGGCGGCTGGCGCGGCTTCGTCTCGGCCAACGCCGTCTCCGCCGGGCAGCTGCTGGTCTTCGAGCACCGTGGCGTCTTCGACTTCACCGTCGACCGGTTTGACGCCTCCGGCTGTTGTTGTGACGACAATGGAGGgcatgaagatggaggaggaagaggacctAATAAAGTTGTTGACCAGCACATGACGACGACAGGGACAGAGGCCGCGGCCGACAAGGAGTCCGGCAACAGCCGACGGCGGCCAGAGGCAGCGCCGTGCACCGGCGGCGTCAAGAGGAGGCGGCGGTTGCCCAGCACGGCCACCACCGTCGTCTCCGGCGGCGATGACAACGAGACGCTCTGCCACCGCATCGAGAGGCCTTACCAGCTGCGATTATTG GACCTGAGCAAGAGCTTCTGCGACCGCGTCGGCTGGACGTCGTCGTGCGATGTCGTGCTCTGCGCCGCCGGTGACGGTGACGGTGGCagcaaggaggaggagaagcggtggCAGGTGAGCGTGAAGGTGTCGGCCAAGAACGCCATGATGTGCGGAGGCTGGGCGGAGTTTGCCAAGGACAATGGACTCGCCGTCTCCGACGCCTGCATCTTCGTGCCACTCCCAGCCAGTCCAGACTCAGGCTCCGACGTCCTTCAAGTCCACCTCCTCAGGGGCACATCTGTTTGA